The Equus przewalskii isolate Varuska chromosome 5, EquPr2, whole genome shotgun sequence genome window below encodes:
- the LOC103566297 gene encoding olfactory receptor 9S13-like yields the protein MPPRRNGSLSVASLQEFVLEGFEGGLETQALLFAVFLALYLGTVLGNLTMIVVITQDARLHSPMYFFLKNLSFLDLCYSSVIAPNALANFFSSSKVITFQGCATQLFFFSLLGTTEAFLLTVMAYDRFMAICSPLRYPITMCPSACTRLVLGTFCAGCLNSIVQTASTFSLPFCSSNHIDHFFCDVPPLLRLACASTAINELLLFGLCGLIVVGTTLLVLVSYGYITVTILRMQSGAGRHKVFSTCGSHMMAVSLFYGTGFVMYAQPGAVESMEQGKVVSVFYTLVIPMLNPLIYSLRNKDVKEALWKLSQKHTAL from the coding sequence CAGGAGTTTGTGCTGGAGGGGTTTGAGGGTGGCCTGGAGACCCAGGCCCTACTCTTTGCTGTGTTCCTGGCCCTGTACCTGGGGACCGTCCTGGGGAACCTCACCATGATCGTGGTCATCACCCAGGATGCGCGTCTGCACTCCCCAATGTACTTCTTCCTCAAGAACCTCTCCTTCCTGGACCTGTGCTACTCATCGGTCATCGCCCCCAACGCCCTGGCCAACTTCTTCTCCTCGTCCAAGGTCATCACCTTTCAGGGCTGTGCCACCCagctcttcttcttctccctgctgGGCACCACTGAGGCTTTCCTCCTGactgtgatggcctatgaccgcttcATGGCCATCTGCAGCCCCCTGCGCTACCCCATCACCATGTGCCCCTCAGCTTGCACCCGCCTGGTGCTGGGCACCTTCTGTGCAGGCTGCCTCAACTCCATTGTGCAGACTGCCTCCACATTCAGCCTCCCGTTCTGCAGCTCCAACCACATTGACCACTTCTTCTGCGATGTGCCCCCCCTGCTCCGGCTTGCCTGCGCCAGCACAGCCATCAACGAACTTCTCTTGTTTGGCCTTTGTGGGCTCATCGTCGTGGGGACCACACTCTTGGTCCTTGTCTCCTATGGCTATATCACAGTGACCATCCTGAGGATGCAATCAGGAGCTGGGAGACACAAGGTCTTCTCCACCTGTGGCTCCCACATGATGGCCGTGTCCCTCTTTTATGGGACTGGCTTTGTCATGTACGCCCAGCCGGGAGCTGTCGAGTCCATGGAACAGGGCAAGGTGGTCTCTGTCTTCTACACCCTGGTCATCCCGATGCTCAACCCCCTCATCTACAGTCTGCGGAACAAGGACGTGAAGGAGGCCCTGTGGAAGCTGAGCCAGAAACACACAGCCTTATGA
- the COPS9 gene encoding COP9 signalosome complex subunit 9, whose product MKPAVDEMFPEGAGPYVDLDEAGGSTGLLMDLAANEKAVHADFFNDFEDLFDDDDIQ is encoded by the exons ATGAAGCCGGCGGTGGACGAGATGTTCCCCGAGGGCGCCGGGCCCTACGTGGACCTGGACGAG GCGGGAGGCAGCACCGGGCTCCTGATGGACTTGGCCGCCAATGAAAAGGCAGTTCATGCCGACTTCTTTAATG ATTTTGAAGATCTCTTTGATGACGACGATATCCAGTGA
- the OTOS gene encoding otospiralin has translation MKPCLVPVVALCLLLGPLAGAKPVQEERDPYAEPPAMPYWPFSTSDFWNYVQEFQALGAYPQLEDMARTFFAHFPLGTTLGFHVPYQEE, from the exons ATGAAGCCCTGCCTGGTGCCCGTAgtggccctctgcctcctgctggggCCTCTGGCGG GGGCCAAGCCTGTGCAGGAGGAGAGAG ACCCCTATGCGGAGCCCCCGGCCATGCCCTACTGGCCTTTCTCCACCTCTGACTTCTGGAACTACGTGCAGGAATTCCAGGCCCTGGGGGCCTACCCACAGCTGGAGGACATGGCCCGCACCTTCTTTGCTCACTTCCCCCTGGGGACCACCCTGGGCTTCCACGTCCCCTACCAGGAGGAGTGA